From the genome of Cryptococcus depauperatus CBS 7841 chromosome 1, complete sequence, one region includes:
- a CDS encoding 60S ribosomal protein L10: protein MGRRPARCYRYCKNKPYPKSRYNRGVPEPKIKIYDLGRKRASVDDFPFCCHLVSDEYEQLSSEALEAARICANKYIVKNAGKEAFHMRVRVHPFHVIRINKMLSCAGADRLQQGMRGAWGKPYGSVARVNIGQVIMSIRCRDANKAVIIEALRRARYKFPGRQKIIVSKKWGFTPLNRAEYEALKAEKQVINDGAYVQFLKPKGPLLKNLRTAERV from the exons ATGGGTCGTCGTCCCGCCCGTTGCTACAGGTATTGCAAGAACAAGCC TTACCCGAAGTCGAGGTATAACCGTGGTGTCCCCGAAcccaaaatcaaaatctATGATCTTGGTCGAAAGAGGGCCTCTGTTGATGACTTTCCGTTCTGTTGTCACCTTGTCTCTGACGAGTACGAGCAACTGTCCTCTGAAGCTCTTGAAGCCGCCCGAATCTGTGCCAACAAATacattgtcaagaatgCTGGTAAGGAAGCATTCCACATGCGTGTTAGGGTTCATCCCTTCCATGTTATCAGAATCAACAAGATGTTGTCCTGTGCTGGTGCGGATAGGTTGCAACAGGGTATGCGAGGTGCTTGGGGTAAGCCTTATGGCTCCGTTGCTCGGGTCAACAT CGGCCAGGTCATCATGTCTATTCGATGCCGAGACGCCAACAAGGCTGTCATCATTGAGGCTCTTCGACGTGCTCGATACAAATTCCCTGGACGACAGAAGATCATCGTTTCCAAGAAGTGGGGTTTCACTCCTCTTAATCGTGCCGAATACGAGGCTCTCAAGGCTGAGAAACAGGTTATCAATGATGGTGCTTACGTCCAG TTCCTCAAGCCCAAAGGTCCCCTCCTCAAGAACCTCCGGACTGCTGAACGTGTTTAA